The Centroberyx gerrardi isolate f3 chromosome 24, fCenGer3.hap1.cur.20231027, whole genome shotgun sequence genome includes a region encoding these proteins:
- the slc26a5 gene encoding prestin — MEHEEAAARDDAEAPLMYRVERPVYDEAFLRSQLLHRRQRSAPSLRQRLAQQLRCSSEKAKAAALSVLPILTWLPSYPVKDYLFQDVVSGLSTGVVQLPQGLAYAMLAAVPPVYGLYSSFYPVLLYTFFGTSRHISIGTFAVISLMIGGVVVREAPDAMFYVQAANGTNASAVLDVEARDARRVQLAVVLTTLVGIIQFVLGLLRFGFVSIYLTEPLVRGFTTAAAVHVCVSQLKYLLGVKTQRFSGPLAAVYSVQAVFSDITSTNVATLILGLVCIVFLYGVKDLNERFKKKLPVPIPGEIIVVIVSTGVSYGLRLSDLYRVDVVGKIPTGLLPPALPDFSLLPNLVTDSFAIAIVGFSMGISLAKIFALKHGYSVDGNQELIALGLCNFISSFFQTFAITCSMSRSLVQESTGGKTQIAGLLASLVVLLVVVAIGFVFQPLPQTALAAIIMVNLLGMFKQTRDIPALWRTSRVELAIWLVAFTASVLLGLDYGLLVAVTFAILTVIYRTQSPKTAVLGQLPGSGLYCDVDEYEEAAECAGIKIFHSNSSIYFANSDLYVNSLKEKTGVNPAHLQAARKARKKLKESKQKGNHSLSSPLKLRVEDKERGVTHEVLAYNHTEEQRNGQLADRHSESDSEEAVFLEPLCSVRCIVLDWTPVCFVDSVGAKAVKSVIKEYAAVDVEVFIAGCSRPLLSELDTLQFFTGVVTPDTVFPTVHDAVLHCQHRTSRPSDAPTNQTT, encoded by the exons ATGGAGCATGAAGAAGCGGCGGCCCGGGACGACGCCGAGGCTCCGCTCATGTACCGGGTCGAGCGACCGGTTTACGACGAAGCCTTCCTCCGCTCACAGCTGCTGCACCGCAGACAGAGGAGCGCTCCCTCCCTCCGACAGAGACTGGCACAGCAGCTCCG GTGTTCGTCGGAGAAGGCCAAGGCGGCGGCGCTGAGCGTCCTGCCCATTCTAACATGGCTGCCGTCCTATCCGGTGAAGGACTACCTGTTTCAGGACGTGGTGTCGGGCCTCAGCACAGGAGTTGTGCAGCTGCCTCAAG GTCTAGCCTATGCTATGCTGGCTGCCGTGCCTCCAGTTTACGGCCTCTACTCCTCGTTCTACCCCGTCCTGCTCTACACCTTCTTCGGCACCTCCAGACACATATCCATAG GAACCTTTGCGGTGATCAGCCTGATGATCGGGGGCGTGGTGGTGCGGGAGGCTCCGGACGCCATGTTTTACGTCCAGGCCGCCAACGGCACCAACGCGTCGGCCGTCCTGGACGTGGAGGCGCGCGACGCCAGGCGGGTCCAGCTGGCCGTGGTGCTCACAACGCTGGTGGGAATCATCCAG ttcGTCCTGGGCCTCCTCAGGTTTGGTTTCGTGTCGATCTACCTGACGGAGCCTCTGGTTCGAGGTTTCACCACAGCGGCAGCGGTTCATGTCTGCGTCTCCCAGCTGAAGTACCTGCTGGGTGTGAAGACGCAGCGCTTCAGCGGGCCGCTCGCCGCAGTTTAT agcGTGCAGGCGGTGTTCAGTGACATCACCAGCACCAACGTGGCCACGCTCATCCTGGGCCTGGTGTGCATCGTCTTCCTGTACGGGGTCAAAGACCTCAACGAGCGCTTCAAGAAGAAGCTGCCGGTCCCCATTCCCGGAGAGATCATCGTGGTCATCGTGTCGACGGGGGTCTCCTACGGCCTCCGCCTGTCGGACCTCTACAGAGTGGACGTGGTCGGGAAAATACCGACAGG GCTCCTCCCACCTGCTCTCCCAGACTTCTCTCTTTTACCTAACTTGGTCACGGATTCCTTCGCCATAGCGATCGTGGGATTCTCGATGGGAATCTCTCTGGCCAAGATCTTCGCTCTGAAGCACGGGTACAGCGTGGACGGCAACCAG GAGCTGATCGCCCTCGGTCTGTGCAACTTCATCAGCTCTTTCTTCCAAACCTTTGCCATCACCTGCTCCATGTCACGAAGCCTGGTGCAGGAGAGCACCGGAGGCAAGAcgcag atcGCAGGGCTGCTGGCATCTCTGGTGGTGTTGCTAGTGGTGGTGGCCATTGGTTTCGTCTTCCAGCCGCTCCCTCAG ACTGCGCTGGCGGCCATCATCATGGTGAACCTGCTGGGGATGTTCAAACAGACGCGGGACATTCCTGCTCTGTGGAGAACCAGCAGAGTGGAACTG GCGATCTGGCTGGTGGCCTTCACAGCGTCGGTGCTGCTGGGTCTGGACTACGGCCTGCTGGTGGCCGTCACCTTCGCCATACTGACCGTCATCTACAGGACACAGAG CCCCAAAACCGCCGTCCTGGGCCAGCTTCCCGGCTCGGGTCTGTACTGCGATGTGGACGAGTATgaagag GCCGCTGAATGTGCGGGGATTAAGATTTTCCACTCCAACTCTTCAATCTACTTTGCCAACAGCGACCTTTATGTGAACAGCCTCAAAGAGAAG ACGGGTGTAAACCCTGCGCACCTGCAAGCCGCCCGGAAAGCCCGAAAAAAGCTGAAGGAGAGCAAGCAGAAGGGAAACCACAGTCTGAGCTCTCCGCTGAAGCTGCGAGTCGAG GACAAGGAGAGGGGCGTGACCCACGAGGTTTTGGCCTATAACCACACGGAGGAGCAGAGGAACGGCCAGCTGGCGGACAGACACAGCGAGTCGGACTCGGAGGAAGCGGTCTTCCTGGAGCCGCTCTGCTCGGTCCGCTGCATCGTGCTGGACTGGACCCCCGTCTGCTTCGTCGACTCGGTGGGAGCCAAGGCCGTGAAATCG gtgatTAAGGAATATGCAGCAGTGGATGTTGAGGTGTTCATAGCCGGATGCAGCA GACCTCTGCTGTCTGAGCTGGACACCTTACAGTTCTTCACGGGGGTCGTGACCCCTGACACGGTGTTCCCCACCGTCCACGATGCCGTGCTGCACTGTCAGCACCGGACGTCCCGCCCGTCCGACGCTCCGACCAATCAAACCACCTGA
- the LOC139908226 gene encoding E3 ubiquitin-protein ligase TRIM39-like, giving the protein MSAASCLLSEEQFLCSICLDVFTDPVAIPCGHNFCKNCITQHWDVSVQCQCPMCKKIFDRRPELQVNTFISEMAAQFRKSAQMKASSCPDQRCAKPGEVPCDVCTGTKLKALKSCLVCLASYCETHLEPHQRNTSLKKHKLIDPVENLEDRLCKEHDGPLQLFCKTDQMCVCLLCTVLDHKSHDIVPLKEGYEGKKAELGKTEAEIQQKIQERQLKIQEIKHSVELSKEDADREIADSVRVFTALMQSVERGQAELIETIEEKQKTTEKQAEGFIKELEQEISELMKRTAEVEQLSRTEDHLHLLQSFPSLNTPPHTKDWTEVSVHRSSYEEIVRRAVAQLEETLRKEREKLLEAELKRVQQYAVDVTLDPDTAHPSLILSDDGNQVNCGDVWKNLPENPERFSQCANVLGKQSFSSGRFYYEVQVKGKTKWDLGVARGSINRKGRIPLSPQNGYWTIRLRNGNEYKALADPPVVLSLKSKPQKVGVFVDYEEGLVSFYDVDAAALIYSFTGCTFTEKLYPYFSPCPNYGGKNSAPLIISPVNHTD; this is encoded by the coding sequence ATGTCTGCTGCCAGCTGTCTCCTAtctgaagagcagtttctgtgctccatctgtctggatgtgttcacTGATCCAGTCGCCATACCATGTGGACACAACTTCTGCAAAAACTGTATCACACAGCACTGGGATGTTAGTGTCCAGTGCCAGTGTCCCATGTGTAAAAAGATTTTCGACAGAAGACCTGAGCTGCAGGTGAATACTTTCATATCTGAGATGGCTGCTCAGTTCAGAAAgtcagctcagatgaaagccagcagctgcccagaccaacgatgtgccaaaccaggagaagttccctgtgacgtctgcactgggaccaaactgaaggccctgaagtcctgcctggtgtgtctggcctcctACTGTGAGACTCACCTGGAGCCTCATCAGAGAAACACAAGCCTGAAAAAACACAAGCTGATCGATCCTGTGGAGAACCTGGAAGACAGGCTGTGTAAAGAGCATGATGGACCGCTCCAGCTGTTCTGCAAGACtgaccagatgtgtgtgtgtctgctctgcaCTGTTTTAGACCACAAGTCACATGATATTGTTCCTCTGAAAGAAGGatatgaaggaaagaaggctgagctggggaagacagaggctgaaattcagcagaagatccaggagagacaactgaagattcaggagatcaaacactcagtagagctcagcaaggaagatgcagacagagagatagcagacagtgtgcgggtcttcactgctctgatgcagtctgtggagagaggccaggctgagctcattgagacgatcgaagagaagcagaaaacaacagagaaacaggctgaaggcttcatcaaagagctggaacaggaaatctctgagctgatgaagagaaccgctgaggtggagcagctctcacgcactgaagaccacctccacctcctccaaagcttcccatccctgaacactcctccacacaccaaggactggacagaggtcagtgtccATCGCTCATCATATGAGGAGAttgtgaggagagctgtggctcagctggaggagactctcaggaaagagagggagaagctgCTTGAGGCTGAGctgaagagggtccagcagtatgcagtggatgtgactctggatcctgatacagcacatccctctctcatcctgtctgatgatGGGAACCAAGTAAATTGTGGTGATGTATGGAAGAATCTCCCAgaaaacccagagagatttTCTCAATGTGCCAATGTTTTAGGAAAGCAGAGCTTCTCTTCAGGAAGGTTTTACTATGAGGTTCAGGTTAAAGGGAAGACTAAGTGGGATTTAGGAGTGGCCAGAGGGTCGATCAACAGGAAGGGACGAATCCCACTGAGCCCCCAGAATGGCTACTGGACTATAAGGTTGAGGAATGGAAATGAGTACAAAGCTCTTGCTGACCCTCCTGTCGTCCTCTCTCTGAAATCGAAGCCTCAgaaggtgggggtgtttgtggattatgaggagggtctggtctccttttatgacgtagatgctgcagctcttatctactcctttactggctgcaccttcactgagaaactctacccatACTTCAGTCCCTGTCCTAATTACGGTGGTAAAAACTCCGCCCCTctgatcatctctcctgtcaatcacacagattAG
- the LOC144538067 gene encoding E3 ubiquitin-protein ligase TRIM21-like, which yields MSAASCLLSEEQFLCSICLDVFTDPVAIPCGHNFCKNCITQHWDVNAPCQCPMCKEVFKRRPKLRVNTFISEMAAQFRKSAQMKASSCPDQRCAKPGEVPCDVCTGTKLKALKSCLVCLASYCETHLEPHQRIKSLKKHKLIDPVENLEGRMCKEHDKPLELFCKTDQMCVCLLCTVLDHKSHDIVPLKEQYEGKKAELGKTEAEIQQKIQERQLKIQEIKHSVELSKEDADREIADSVRVFTALMQSVERGQAELIETIQEKQKTTEKQAEGFIKELEQEISELMKRTAEVEQLSRTEDHLHLLQSFPSLNTPPHTKDWTEVSVHRSSYEGTVRRAVAQLEETLRKEMEKLSVDVELKRVQQYAVDVTLDPDTAQAYLILSDDGKQVNHGDVKKNLPENPERFSYCTCVLGKQSFSSGRFYYEVQVKGKTKWDLGVARGSINRKGQITLNPNNGYWTIWLRNGNEYKAAAGPPVLLSLKSKPQKVGVFVDYEEGLVSFYDVDAAALIYSFTGCTFTEKLYPYFSPCKNDGGKNSAPLIISPVNHTD from the coding sequence ATGTCTGCTGCCAGCTGTCTCCTAtctgaagagcagtttctgtgctccatctgtctggatgtgttcacTGATCCAGTCGCCATACCATGTGGACACAACTTCTGCAAGAACTGTATCACACAGCACTGGGATGTTAATGCCCCGTGCCAGTGTCCCATGTGTAAAGAGGTTTTCAAGAGAAGACCTAAGCTGCGGGTGAATACTTTCATATCTGAGATGGCTGCTCAGTTCAGAAAgtcagctcagatgaaagccagcagctgcccagaccaacgatgtgccaaaccaggagaagttccctgtgacgtctgcactgggaccaaactgaaggccctgaagtcctgcctggtgtgtctggcctcctACTGTGAGACTCACCTGGAGCCTCATCAGAGAATCAAAAGCCTGAAAAAACACAAGCTGATCGATCCTGTGGAGAACCTGGAAGGCAGGATGTGTAAAGAGCATGATAAACCACTGGAGCTGTTCTGCAAGACtgaccagatgtgtgtgtgtctgctctgcaCTGTTTTAGACCACAAGTCACATGATATTGTTCCTCTGAAAGAACAatatgaaggaaagaaggctgAGCTGGGGAAGACAGAGGCTGAAATCCAGCAGAAGATCCAGGAGAGACAACTGAAGATTCAGGAGATCaaacactcagtagagctcagcaaggaagatgcagacagagagatagcagacagtgtgcgggtcttcactgctctgatgcagtctgtggagagaggccaggctgagctcattgagacgatccaagagaagcagaaaacaacagagaaacaggctgaaggcttcatcaaagagttggaacaggaaatctctgagctgatgaagagaaccgctgaggtggagcagctctcacgcactgaagaccacctccacctcctccaaagcttcccatccctgaacactcctccacacaccaaggactggacagaggtcagtgtccatcgctcatcatatgaggggactgtgaggagagctgtggctcagctggaggagactctcaggaaagagatggagaagctgTCTGTTGATGTTGAGttgaagagggtccagcagtatgCAGTGGATGTGACTCTGGATCCTGATACAGCACAAGCCtatctcatcctgtctgatgatGGGAAACAAGTAAATCATGGTGATGTAAAGAAGAATCTCCCAgaaaacccagagagattttcttATTGTACCTGTGTCTTAGGAAAGCAGAGCTTCTCTTCAGGAAGGTTTTACTACGAGGTTCAGGTTAAAGGGAAGACTAAGTGGGATTTAGGAGTGGCCAGAGGGTCGATCAACAGGAAGGGACAAATCACACTGAACCCAAACAATGGCTACTGGACTATATGGTTGAGGAATGGAAATGAGTACAAAGCTGCTGCTggccctcctgtcctcctctctctgaaatcgaagcctcagaaggtgggggtgtttgtggattatgaggagggtctggtctccttttatgacgtagatgctgcagctcttatctactcctttactggctgcaccttcactgagaaactctacccatACTTCAGTCCCTGTAAGAATGATGGTGGTAAAAACTCCGCCCCTctgatcatctctcctgtcaatcacacagattag